The following proteins come from a genomic window of Pirellula staleyi DSM 6068:
- a CDS encoding transposase: MVDSVSATMREVQNQWTALTTYTTRGFLDIDNNASERALKRVAIGRKNWLFAGNEAAAASHAKLCLLLASAERSNVDPQAYLTSVLAKIGQTPANELAQFLPDIWKAEDAAEPLAPQ; the protein is encoded by the coding sequence ATGGTCGACTCGGTGAGCGCGACGATGCGCGAAGTACAGAACCAGTGGACGGCGCTGACGACTTACACCACGCGAGGCTTCCTCGACATCGACAACAACGCCAGCGAGCGGGCGCTGAAGCGCGTGGCGATCGGCCGCAAAAACTGGCTCTTTGCTGGTAACGAAGCGGCCGCTGCGAGCCACGCGAAGCTGTGTTTGCTCCTCGCCAGCGCTGAGCGCAGCAACGTCGATCCGCAGGCGTACCTCACGAGCGTTCTGGCCAAGATCGGTCAGACACCCGCCAATGAACTCGCGCAGTTCCTGCCCGACATCTGGAAAGCGGAAGATGCTGCGGAGCCGCTGGCTCCGCAATGA
- a CDS encoding RNA-directed DNA polymerase, whose product MKKRKRKKEKSPKKPVAQQPSLSSDFVSMKAMYQAYQKAKVDVFYERSQPRSQEFCEYERNLHANLTALQKTLTRPRTNWFKSNDFIGSYGFIPKGLQIPEPDGDQDSAAHFSVSNPDDAWNVMMTSLGEKRPIAEFRPVALFTVNMYVVCALWVNLVGHMFDACLDSSARGTRLRRLRQTDEELPECGRYHLSAPGSFKPYFSCYKEWREKGLRAIRQELAKDRKVVAITMDLKAFYHNVDPKFILNEKFLDAIRFSNVNGSGLYAAEERIFTKQIVTAFLTWAKKLPHLKADTPPGLPVGVSAARIVANVLLAEFDRLAQQKLDPIYYSRYVDDIFLVLRDNGRMRTSRDVLKHLCRRIKPLNANDDLSVLTLAFPYSNGCKLLFQAKKQRVFLLSGEVGADLLDTIESQIDAVSSEWRLLPDLDALEKSPAAKILTATRRADENADTLRKADQLSLKRLSFSIMLRQYDTLAHDLPPNEWKRERKRFYRFAERHVLTPLRLLDLNDYLPRLLGLAVSCRDWTVAGGFLKRISDGIERLRNNVSVEPNAGADSQWEAYLRHLQTALREAVVRSYPLKQDNHAAENAAKSLLEVIDALNPLSLSNPQDISALSCELFWTDLGRIPFKNALLGYVSLPPCTLKPLKRKLPKSQMKRLGVIREFLRGADTADIKVQPLLFPTRPFSPREITEFDCRSAWELDRLRDYVVALRGTWVKPVAHTSRAAKTAPAPESGSPKTREVLVFGDGNRKHVPRIAITSFLTEESSWAKAAEGTPELSAERYKRLVRLANAVVTSPHRAEYVVFPELSIPRRWLPGLAGLFIKAGISLITGVEYRRVPPEPSSQVVNEAYLVLADDRLGYRSWCVVRQQKGVPAHHERDELRSKFGLTLAAPASKDDPKPIYRHFGHGFGVLICSELTDIRFRQEMRGDVDTLFVLSWNQDLESFGALVEAAVLDVHCYMVLVNNRKYGDSRVRTPSKKNWMRDLVRIKGGLDDYFVVTDLEIMSLRNFQSYHEPPLGDDALFKPTPEGFKIATRRKQTPRGNP is encoded by the coding sequence ATGAAGAAGCGAAAGCGGAAGAAGGAAAAATCTCCGAAGAAGCCGGTCGCTCAGCAGCCGAGTCTGTCGAGCGACTTCGTTTCCATGAAGGCGATGTACCAGGCATATCAAAAAGCCAAAGTCGACGTCTTCTACGAGCGTTCGCAACCGAGGTCGCAGGAGTTTTGTGAATACGAACGAAACCTGCACGCCAATCTCACCGCACTGCAGAAAACCCTGACTCGGCCTCGTACCAATTGGTTCAAAAGCAACGACTTCATTGGTAGTTACGGGTTCATTCCCAAAGGGTTGCAGATTCCTGAGCCCGATGGGGATCAGGACAGCGCCGCGCACTTCAGCGTGTCCAATCCTGACGATGCTTGGAATGTGATGATGACGTCCCTTGGAGAAAAGAGGCCCATCGCTGAGTTCCGGCCTGTCGCGCTATTCACCGTCAATATGTATGTCGTGTGTGCACTGTGGGTGAATCTTGTCGGTCACATGTTCGATGCCTGCCTCGACAGTTCTGCTCGTGGGACACGGCTGAGGCGTCTCCGGCAGACTGATGAAGAACTCCCGGAATGCGGCCGCTATCACCTTTCTGCTCCGGGTTCGTTCAAACCCTATTTCAGCTGTTACAAGGAATGGCGTGAGAAGGGGCTACGAGCCATTCGGCAGGAACTGGCCAAGGATCGCAAAGTCGTCGCCATAACGATGGACCTCAAGGCGTTTTATCACAACGTCGATCCGAAGTTCATCCTGAATGAGAAATTCCTCGATGCAATCAGATTCAGTAATGTAAACGGTAGCGGGCTTTATGCTGCTGAGGAACGTATTTTCACTAAACAAATTGTCACTGCGTTCCTGACTTGGGCAAAGAAACTGCCCCATCTCAAAGCCGATACGCCACCCGGCCTTCCCGTTGGGGTTTCCGCCGCTCGGATCGTCGCGAATGTTCTGCTCGCCGAGTTTGATCGACTCGCCCAGCAGAAACTCGATCCGATCTACTATTCGCGGTACGTCGACGACATCTTCCTGGTATTGCGCGACAACGGGAGAATGCGGACTTCTCGGGATGTCTTGAAGCACCTCTGCCGCAGAATCAAGCCCTTGAACGCCAACGACGACCTGTCCGTACTGACGCTGGCGTTTCCTTACTCCAATGGCTGCAAGCTCTTGTTTCAGGCAAAGAAGCAGCGTGTGTTCCTGCTTTCAGGAGAAGTGGGGGCCGACCTGCTTGATACAATCGAGAGTCAGATCGACGCAGTTTCCAGCGAATGGCGGCTTCTGCCCGACCTCGATGCCTTGGAAAAATCACCTGCGGCCAAGATTCTAACAGCGACCCGCCGCGCCGATGAGAACGCAGATACCCTTCGCAAGGCTGACCAGTTGTCGCTGAAGCGACTCAGCTTCTCGATCATGCTGCGCCAGTACGACACGCTGGCGCATGATCTTCCTCCGAATGAGTGGAAGCGTGAACGAAAGAGGTTCTATCGGTTTGCGGAACGCCACGTTCTGACACCTCTGAGGCTCTTAGATCTGAACGACTATCTACCTCGCCTCCTCGGCTTGGCTGTTTCCTGCCGGGACTGGACAGTCGCAGGCGGTTTTCTCAAGCGAATTTCGGACGGGATTGAACGACTTCGCAACAACGTGAGTGTAGAGCCGAACGCTGGCGCAGACAGCCAGTGGGAAGCTTACCTCCGACATCTTCAGACGGCCCTCCGCGAAGCGGTTGTTCGATCCTATCCGCTGAAACAAGACAACCATGCTGCTGAAAATGCTGCGAAATCTCTCCTCGAAGTGATTGATGCCCTGAATCCGCTGTCATTAAGCAATCCCCAGGATATTTCAGCTTTGTCGTGTGAGCTGTTCTGGACCGATCTGGGGCGTATTCCATTCAAAAATGCGTTGCTCGGATATGTTTCGCTTCCACCCTGTACTCTGAAGCCTTTGAAAAGGAAACTTCCTAAGAGTCAAATGAAACGACTCGGTGTCATCCGGGAATTCCTTCGCGGAGCCGACACGGCCGATATCAAGGTGCAACCGCTTCTGTTTCCAACGCGTCCATTCTCGCCCCGTGAAATAACAGAATTCGACTGCCGGAGCGCATGGGAACTGGATCGACTCAGGGATTACGTAGTCGCCCTGCGCGGAACCTGGGTAAAGCCGGTCGCCCACACTTCAAGAGCTGCCAAAACCGCTCCCGCGCCCGAAAGTGGTAGCCCCAAAACTCGCGAAGTGCTGGTTTTCGGTGATGGCAACCGAAAGCATGTTCCCAGAATTGCAATCACGAGTTTTCTAACCGAAGAATCCAGTTGGGCGAAAGCAGCGGAGGGAACTCCAGAGTTGTCTGCCGAGCGGTACAAGCGTCTCGTCAGGCTAGCAAATGCCGTCGTAACTTCACCTCATCGAGCGGAGTATGTCGTTTTCCCGGAATTGTCGATACCTCGCAGGTGGCTTCCTGGATTGGCAGGACTGTTTATAAAAGCCGGGATATCGCTGATCACGGGCGTTGAGTATCGACGTGTCCCGCCAGAGCCTTCATCACAGGTGGTCAATGAGGCTTACCTCGTGCTGGCAGACGACCGGCTTGGCTACCGGTCCTGGTGTGTCGTGAGACAGCAAAAAGGCGTTCCTGCACATCACGAGCGAGACGAATTGCGCAGCAAGTTCGGACTCACCTTGGCTGCACCTGCCTCGAAAGACGACCCGAAGCCAATCTACCGCCATTTCGGGCATGGTTTCGGGGTCCTGATTTGCAGCGAACTCACCGATATCCGCTTTCGGCAAGAGATGCGCGGCGATGTCGACACGCTGTTTGTGCTCAGCTGGAATCAGGATTTGGAATCGTTTGGGGCACTGGTCGAGGCCGCTGTTCTGGATGTTCATTGCTACATGGTGCTCGTCAACAATCGGAAGTACGGAGACAGTCGCGTCCGAACGCCATCCAAGAAGAACTGGATGAGGGATCTGGTTCGGATCAAGGGCGGGCTGGACGACTATTTTGTGGTCACCGATCTGGAAATCATGTCGCTCCGCAATTTCCAGAGTTACCACGAACCTCCACTTGGTGATGACGCCTTGTTTAAGCCGACACCTGAGGGGTTCAAGATCGCCACACGTAGGAAGCAAACACCACGAGGCAATCCGTGA
- a CDS encoding Piwi domain-containing protein has product MDYSKTNNTASKMPAVGQQVALNMFPLIDQRFPFKVFRRLAEANEGAPDEGIRKYSLPPNGTVQGTDDPWPQFWVSFEARDGFLPFAGDAKTNPHLAMAFLFHLLVVSAKASGLEHFIQDGIKKKVAFVLDTHPEGKSCVWLSPYQCRSARSIGFLVDFWFRKEEVQALNREVLRLSHALNAQYRENTDFYATRYASLQQFLDRIYPSLFPLQLSEYPPMDIRKTLQNVDSSLLKTKMYLAGGSKPSSSQFTAVKLDGPIQRVTGDVRICFVYQPQDKPLSHDLYKALRGDTYSQFLGMERMFGFSLGKEHVFGIPIQDYSPDELATATTAIKAQSGGALVVPIVLIPWLRHDTEDFSDQYYVTKHAFLKAGLPSQFVSTKTIRNKASFKWTVSNIGMAVFAKLGGKPWKVVSENDDCLIVGIGQSHRCGEDKTISRYYSYCVLTDSSGLYEDVRVLGKDTDERSYLTRFADNLLEIFRGHSQQFSRFAIHTPFKLRHEEMTAIQDAITRFTLETRRPMTFAVLKFNADSDFIGYSATTNARVPFESTLVPLSFQDFLVWFEGLQFHKSTVERRYGRPVHVEFIYPHFDRKSRGSGLSLEQKSVYLQDSLNLSGANWRGFNAKSLPVSVFYAKLIARYFSQFERLGLEECELDNLTPWFL; this is encoded by the coding sequence ATGGACTATTCAAAGACAAATAATACGGCCTCAAAAATGCCTGCTGTCGGACAGCAAGTAGCGCTGAACATGTTTCCGCTGATCGACCAACGCTTCCCGTTCAAAGTATTTCGACGTCTGGCAGAGGCCAACGAAGGGGCACCGGATGAAGGAATCCGCAAGTATTCACTCCCGCCGAACGGTACGGTCCAGGGCACCGACGATCCTTGGCCGCAGTTCTGGGTGTCGTTTGAGGCCAGAGACGGCTTCCTTCCATTTGCGGGTGATGCCAAAACAAACCCGCATCTCGCGATGGCATTTCTGTTTCACCTATTGGTTGTCTCAGCCAAAGCATCGGGGCTAGAGCACTTCATTCAGGATGGAATCAAGAAAAAGGTTGCATTTGTTCTCGACACACATCCCGAGGGAAAAAGTTGCGTTTGGCTTTCACCGTATCAGTGCCGGTCCGCTCGCTCGATTGGTTTCCTGGTCGATTTCTGGTTCCGCAAGGAAGAGGTACAAGCCCTGAATCGCGAAGTTCTGCGCCTCAGTCATGCGCTTAACGCTCAGTATCGCGAAAACACGGACTTTTACGCGACACGATATGCGTCACTTCAGCAGTTCCTTGATCGCATTTATCCTAGCCTGTTTCCGCTACAGTTATCTGAATACCCGCCGATGGATATTCGCAAGACCCTTCAAAACGTCGACTCCTCACTTCTGAAAACAAAGATGTACTTGGCGGGAGGTTCAAAGCCTTCATCGTCTCAATTCACCGCTGTCAAACTGGACGGACCGATTCAGCGTGTGACAGGAGACGTTCGTATTTGCTTTGTGTATCAACCGCAAGACAAACCCCTCTCTCACGACCTCTACAAAGCACTTCGCGGGGACACATACAGTCAGTTTCTCGGCATGGAGAGGATGTTTGGGTTCAGCTTGGGAAAGGAGCACGTCTTCGGCATACCAATTCAAGACTACTCTCCTGACGAACTGGCGACGGCAACTACGGCTATCAAGGCGCAATCGGGTGGGGCACTGGTCGTTCCGATAGTTCTGATTCCGTGGTTGCGGCATGACACCGAAGACTTTTCTGACCAATATTATGTCACAAAGCACGCCTTCTTGAAGGCAGGGCTTCCGTCACAGTTTGTCTCTACCAAGACAATCCGAAATAAGGCGTCGTTCAAGTGGACTGTCAGCAACATTGGTATGGCCGTCTTTGCCAAACTTGGTGGGAAGCCTTGGAAAGTGGTCTCGGAGAATGATGACTGCTTGATTGTGGGAATCGGCCAGTCCCATCGTTGTGGTGAAGACAAGACGATTAGTCGGTACTATTCCTATTGCGTACTTACCGATTCCAGCGGGTTGTATGAAGACGTGCGTGTACTTGGAAAGGATACCGATGAGCGCTCTTACCTGACTCGTTTTGCCGACAACTTGTTAGAGATATTTCGTGGGCATTCGCAGCAGTTCAGTCGCTTTGCTATTCACACGCCGTTCAAGCTCCGCCACGAGGAAATGACGGCAATTCAGGATGCAATAACGCGATTCACTCTCGAAACGCGACGACCGATGACATTCGCCGTTCTGAAGTTCAACGCCGATAGCGATTTCATTGGATATTCTGCGACCACTAATGCACGCGTCCCGTTTGAAAGCACACTTGTTCCACTGTCTTTTCAGGATTTCCTCGTCTGGTTCGAGGGATTGCAATTCCACAAGAGTACCGTGGAACGTCGCTATGGCCGCCCAGTTCACGTTGAGTTTATCTATCCGCATTTCGACCGAAAGAGTCGCGGTTCCGGCTTGTCGTTGGAACAAAAGAGCGTCTATTTGCAGGACAGCCTCAATCTCTCTGGGGCAAACTGGAGGGGCTTCAATGCAAAGTCTCTTCCCGTCTCGGTCTTTTACGCGAAGCTCATCGCGCGATACTTCAGCCAGTTTGAACGACTCGGCCTTGAGGAGTGCGAATTGGATAACCTAACACCATGGTTTCTGTGA
- a CDS encoding SIR2 family protein — protein sequence MVSVMPPKSNTVFKRDEIVLLLGAGASVPAQIPASQGMITEIEKLLDSSWADYKSLYFFVKSAIQFSDGIHGRFDTDTFNVEKLVETLDDLRRGDEHPLYPFVGAWVPKLYEVAGSDLKKVTAFREEIVRRLRDDWIQLKYREHAQYFAHLGRFQRELQEPLRLFTLNYDLCVETALSDVSDDSSITFERGFDEQKRWDWRRFEYERGVGPPDIYLYKLHGSIDWTRDDNDNLTYRDAVSQINPEDLAIISGTPAKLQAVDPFLFFAYELRKWTLEEARLIVTIGYGFADDHINGILRQSLKGNPARQLLVVTFIKNNENAEEVAHKRQCEIARKIGMFKDDEDNRQHPNYQIIVWGCGAKEFLEKKLTIEGLGGLFPAEDTLFDEVTINHLLSEPPQVGQLDPSENGQSGNKNIDSLALVETAKPKRTRGRGRSKK from the coding sequence ATGGTTTCTGTGATGCCACCCAAATCGAACACAGTCTTTAAGCGAGACGAAATCGTCTTGCTCCTCGGTGCAGGAGCTAGCGTTCCAGCGCAGATTCCGGCATCGCAGGGGATGATTACGGAAATCGAGAAACTACTGGATTCCTCATGGGCCGACTACAAGAGCCTTTATTTCTTTGTGAAGAGTGCCATTCAGTTCTCAGACGGCATTCATGGGCGATTCGACACAGATACTTTCAATGTCGAGAAGCTTGTAGAAACGCTCGATGACTTGAGGCGCGGCGACGAACATCCGCTTTACCCATTCGTCGGTGCATGGGTGCCCAAGCTATACGAGGTTGCTGGTTCAGACCTGAAAAAAGTCACTGCCTTCCGTGAAGAGATTGTTCGTCGACTCCGCGACGATTGGATCCAACTGAAGTATCGAGAACACGCTCAGTATTTCGCTCACCTTGGGCGGTTTCAACGAGAGCTACAGGAACCTCTCCGCTTGTTTACATTGAATTACGACTTGTGCGTTGAGACAGCATTGTCGGATGTATCGGACGACTCGTCGATCACATTTGAGCGAGGATTTGACGAGCAAAAAAGGTGGGACTGGCGTCGATTCGAGTATGAGCGCGGAGTCGGTCCGCCAGATATTTACTTGTATAAACTGCATGGATCGATTGACTGGACTCGCGACGATAATGACAACCTCACTTATCGTGATGCAGTGTCTCAGATCAATCCGGAGGACTTGGCGATTATCTCCGGAACGCCAGCGAAGTTGCAGGCGGTCGACCCATTCCTTTTTTTCGCGTACGAACTTCGCAAATGGACGCTAGAAGAGGCTCGACTGATCGTAACGATCGGCTATGGTTTTGCCGATGACCATATCAATGGGATTCTCCGGCAGTCTCTAAAAGGAAATCCTGCACGGCAACTGCTTGTCGTTACGTTCATTAAAAACAATGAAAACGCGGAGGAAGTCGCACACAAACGCCAATGCGAGATCGCTCGCAAGATTGGCATGTTTAAGGACGACGAAGATAATCGCCAGCACCCAAACTATCAGATTATTGTGTGGGGGTGTGGTGCGAAGGAGTTTCTTGAAAAGAAGCTTACTATAGAGGGCTTGGGAGGACTGTTCCCGGCAGAAGACACTTTGTTCGATGAAGTCACTATCAACCACCTTTTGAGTGAACCACCGCAGGTTGGGCAACTGGACCCTTCTGAAAATGGTCAATCAGGCAATAAAAATATCGATTCTTTAGCATTAGTTGAAACCGCGAAACCTAAGAGAACGAGAGGGCGGGGCCGGTCGAAGAAATGA